The genomic region ACGCTTTGACCAAGGCCGGCCTGCCCACCGCCACCCCGCCGCGCGGCGACAATTCCAAGGCGGGCGACGCCAAAACGCCGGGCACGACGGTTGCCAACGTCGCGCAGCAGGCCTATTTCGCCGACGTCGCCACCAAGGTGGTGCTGCCGATGTTCAAGGCGCGCAACAAGCCCTTCGTGCTGGTGTTCTGGTCGCGCGACCCCGACGGCAGCCAGCACAACACAGGCGACAGCCTCAACCAGATCATGCCCGGCATCAACGGTCCGACCTCGATGGCAGGCATCAAGAATGCCGACAATAACCTCGCCCAGCTCCGCAAGGCGCTTGACGAACTCGGGCTCGCGGCCTCGACCAACATCATCGTCTCGGCCGACCACGGCTTCTCGACCATCTCCAAGGAGAGCAAGACCAGCCCCTCGGCCAAGGTCAGCTATGACGACACGCCCAAGGACTTCCTGCCGATGGGCTTCCTGGCGCTCGACCTTGCGAAAGCGCTCGACCTGCCCTTGTTCGATCCCAACGACAAGAACGCAAAGATCGAGGGCAACAAGCATCCCAAGGCCGGCAACGGCGTGCTCGGCAAGGATCCCACCAAGCCCGACCTCGTCGTCGCCACCAATGGCGGCTCGGACCTGATCTATCTGCCGAACAAGGACAAGAAGCTCGCCGCTAAGACCATCAAGGCGCTGCTCGAGCAGGACTACGTCTCCGGCCTGTTCGTCGAGGATTCGCTCGGCCGCTTCCCCGGGACGCTGCCGCTGTCGAGCATCAATCTGCGCGGCAAGTCGGCGACCCCGACGCCGTCGATCGTCGTCAACTTCCGCTCCTATGCCAGCGATTGCGGCGAGGCGCCGACCAACTGCTCGGTCCAGGTCGCCGACACCGTGCTGCGCCAGGGCCAGGGCATGCATGGCAGCTTCAGCCGCGGCGACACCATGAACTTCATGGCCGCCATCGGTCCGGACTTCAAAGCCGGCTATGTCGACGAGATTCCGGTCAGCAATGCCGACGTCGGCATGACGGCCGCGCAGCTCATGGGCCTGCGCAGCTCGCACAATGGCGGCCTGATCGGCCGCGTGATGTCCGAGGCCATGCCCAATGGCGTCGTGCCGAAGGCCTATGCCGGCACGGTGAAGTCGAAGCCCGCCGAGGGCGGCCTGGTCACCGTGCTGAACTTCCAGCGCGTCGGCAGCCAGCGTTATTTCGATGCCGCTGGCTTCCCCAGCCGCACGCTGGGTCTCGAGCCGGACACCGGCAAACAAAAAACGGCGGGGAAATAACCCCGCCGTTCCCTCGCGTCCTCACGTGAGGCGCAAAATCTTACATCCCAATGTCGAACACGTTCGGCAATTGGCCCGCCAGAGGCAGTGCGGTGGCGCCGAGGAAAGTCGCCACCATCGCCATCAGGCGACGGTTGTTCTGGCGCTTGCCGCGCATCTGGCCGGCAATCCACTCCAGCATCTCGCTGTTGACCTTGGAGGCATAGGACGGCGCCCAGCTCTCGATCTCGGTGTCGGCGGACAGCGCGACGCTGCGCGGCGGCACCTTCAGGCCCGATGCGCTGGCGGCATAATGGGCGACCGCCTTGGCGAGCAGGTCGTCGAACCTGCCGCCATCGGTGCGCTCGGTCGCGGCCTCGTTGATCTCGAACAGAACTTCGGCCTCGGCGCGGCTGACCGGCTGGTCGTTGACGGCGGTGGCGGTGAGGATGCGCATGCACCAGGCGGTGTCATCGGCGTCGAGCGAGCGCGAGAAATGCACCCTTCCCTTGGTGGTCGGGCCTTCGCCGGTGATCACGCCATCGCGCACGACGGAAAGGGCATGAGCTGCGGTATCGCGGCAGGACGGCACGAGGGACGACGACTCGTTAGGCTTAGGCGCAGCGGCAGACATAGTTCACTTCCAGACTTCTTCTGATCGACCAGCATTTTCATGCCGGCGTAAAGGGGTGGTTAACGATTCGATACGGGGATCGCGACTTTTCTAGATGGTTGCCAATTGGTCGCTATCAGGACCAATCTGGTTCTAGAGCGCGCCGGGCGAGCGTGATGGAAGTCATAAAAGGCATTATCGGGGCAATCGCGCCCGTGCGGCTCCGGTGGAGATGTTTCGTCGCAGGCGCCGCTGTAACAGAAAGTTGCTGGGAAATCGGCCCTTCGAAGAAAGAATTCACATTTTACTTGAGGCGGTTCACTTGCCGTTCACTTGCGCCGGCCAAGCCCCTATAATGGTTCCGACGGCCGAAGGTGAATTCTTAAGTAAGTTCAACGAGATGAGGTAGAACCATGACACTTCCGATCGGCGCCACCGCCCCCGACTTCGAAGCCGAGACCACCGAAGGGAAGATCAAGTTCCACGATTGGATCGGCAACAGCTGGGCCCTCTTGTTCTCACACCCAAAGGACTTCACGCCGGTTTGTACGACCGAGCTCGGCGCGCTCGCCAAGCTGAAGCCGGAATTCGACAAGCGCGGCGTAAAGCTGATGGGCCTCTCGGTCGATCCGGTCGACCGTCATGCCAAATGGTCCGAGGACATCAAGGAGACCCAAGGCGCCGCGCCCAACTACCCGATGATCGGCGACATCGATTTCAACGTCTCCAAGCTCTACGGCATGTTGCCGGCCTCGACCTCGGGCGATCCCCTCACCCGCACGCCGGCCGATAACCAGACCGTCCGCAACGTCTTCATCATCGGTCCGGACAAGAAGATCAAGCTGGTGCTGGTCTATCCGATGACGACGGGCCGTAACTTCCAGGAGATCCTGCGCGTCATCGACTCGCTCCAGCTCACCGCCAAGCATCGCGTCGCCACGCCGGCCGACTGGTCGCAGGGCGAGGACGTCATCATCGCGGGCTCGGTCTCCAACGACGAGGCCAAGACGATCTATCCGCAGGGCTGGAAAGAGCCGAAGCCCTACATCCGCATCGTCCCGCAGCCGAAATAAAAACGAACTGTCATCCCGGGGCGATGCGTCAGCATCGAACCCGGGATCTCGAGATTCTCTGGTGCGCAATTGCGCACCAGAGTTCCTGCGGACCGCTCCGGAATGACTGTAGCGATTACGCCGCGTGCACGCGGTCGAGGAAGCTCTCGACCTCGGCCTTCAGATGCAGGCTCTCGCCCGACAGCGCCTGGGCGGAAGCAAACATCCGGCTCGACGTCTCGCCCGTCTCGCTGGCGCCCTTGGCGGCGTGGCGGACATTGACCGCGACATCGGCGGTGCCCGACACCGCCGCGCGCACGCTGGCCACGATGTTGTGCGTCGCGCTTTTCTGTTGCTCGACCGCGGCCGAGATCGAGCCTGCGATGCCGCTGATGCGCTCGATGGTCTGGCTGATCGCCTTGATGGCGGCGACCGATTCCTCGGTCGCAAGCTGCATGCTCTCGATCTGGTTCGAGATCTCGTCGGTCGCCTTCGCGGTCTGGCCGGCGAGCGTCTTGACCTCCTGAGCCACCACCGCAAAGCCACGGCCGGCATCGCCCGCGCGTGCAGCCTCGATGGTCGCATTCAGCGCCAGCAGATTGGTCTGCTCGGCGATCGAGGTGATCAGCTTGACCACGTCGCCGATGCGCGAGCCGGCTTCCGAGAGCTGCGCGATGCGCTGGTCGGTCGCTTCGGCCTGCCGCACCGCCTCGGCGGAGATCTCGTTCGATTCCTGCACCCGGCGGGTGATCTCGGAGATGGATTGAGACAGCTCGTCGGAAGCCGACGCCGCCGAACGTACATGCTCGGAGGCGCTCTCGGAAGCTCCCGCCGACTGCGCCGACAGATCGGCCGTGGAGCGCGCGGCGTCGGTGAGTTGTCGCGCGGCGCGCTCGAACTCGCCCGACGATGCGAGCACCTTGTCGAGAATGCCGCCGACGCTGCCGCGGAATCCCTCGACGAAATTGCGCAGCTCGGCCTTGCGCTGCTCGGCTGCGGCGGCAGTTGCCGCGGCCTGCTCGCTGCGCAGGCGCGCCCGCTCCTGCGAGTTGCTCTTGAACACCGCGACCGTGCGGGCGATCTCGCCGATCTCGTCGGCACGGTCCTCGCATTCGATCGCGACGTCGCCCTGGCCGTTGGCAAGCGCGGTGAGCGAGTGCGTCACCGAGGTCAGCGGCCGGGTGATGCGGCGGACGACCAGCAGGGTCAGGACCAGCACCAGAAGCGCGGCAAGCCCCGCGGCGGCCGCCATGCTCTCCATCGCCTGGGACAGCATGCCCTCGAACTGCGTCATGGGGATGCCGACATAGAGAATGCCGGCGACCTTGCCGGTGCCATCCGCAATCGGGAAATAGGCGGTCATGAACGTCTTGCCGAACAGCGTGGCCGGCCCCTTATAGGCCTCGCCACGGCGCAGCGGCGCCTGCCCCGGATGATCGGCGGCAAGCTGGGTCCCGACCGCGCGGTCGCCATTTTCCTTTTTCACGTTGGTCGAGCGGCGGACGAACTGCCCGCTGGCCGCGTCGAACACGAACAGGGTCGCGTTGCCGCCGACATAGGACACTGACCGATCGACGATGGCGTGATCCTTGAAGTCGGGCATTTTCGGGATCTCGGCGCGGACCACCGCGCCGTCCCGGATCGTGATCTTGGCTTCGGGAACGGTCTCTGCAAAGGCCAGCGCCAGCGTGCGCAGATTGACCTCGATGTCGCGCAAGGCGCGGTCATGGAAGGCGGATGTCAGCGACCAATAGCCGGCGCCGACCACCAGTGCCGTGTTCATTGCGATCAGCAGCACCGCGCACAGGACGGCCTTGGTGCCGAGCTTGAACCGCGGCAGGAACTTCGCCGTTAGAAGATTGGACATGGATGGAATGACCCCCGTAATTCCTGCATAATCGTGCAATTGACTTACAGTCGCATTAACGACGGTTCCCACCGCCGCGCGCGGTATGGTTTCCAATTGGTAAACGAGGCCTCCCACCTCCGATCGACTGGCACCTGAGCGAAGCCTGGTTCTGGGACGCGCTGGTCGACGCGAACGCCGGCAGCGCCGCCAACTCGCAATGGGTCGCCGGCCGCGGCGCTCACGCTATTCCCTAATCCGCCCACCGGCCCTGGCAGGCGACGCCGATCGAGCTTGCGAGCGCGGGCATCACGATCGGCAAGACCTATCCGCAGCCGATCGTCGATCATGCCAGGGGACGCGAACGCGCGCTCGCCGCCTACGCAAAGATCCGCAAAGGTTGAGCGTCGCTTTGACACAATTTCGAAACCCGCTATCGTCATCGCTCCATACAAACCGTGGGGGACGATATGGACGACGAGAAGCCGATCACCGAACAGGCGATGGAGACGATCACCAGTGCCGTAGAAACGACCAAGGACGCGGCAGTCACTGCAGTCAAGCAGGTGAAGAAAGCCGCCAAGAAGGTCGCGAAGAAAGTAGCGCCGAAGAAGGCAGCCAAGAAGAAAGCCAAGAAGGCTGCGAAGAAGACGACGAAGAAAGCCGCCAAGAAGTCGTCCAAGAAGGCCGCAAAAAAGTCTGCGAAGAAGGCTGCAAAGAAAGCCGGCAAGTCGAAGAAGAAGGCCAAGAAGGCCAAGCGCTGATCGCACCGGAAGACGTCTCCGGGTGCGGGCGCGCCCGGAGACAGCGCACGCCTACCCTCGCCGCTTGGCTGCGCGCCGGCCCGGATGATGCTTGCCCTTGGGATCGCGGAATTCGCTGCGATGTCCCCGCCGGTCCTCTGCCTTGAAGCGTTTCCGCTTTTCCGGCGAGCCGAACTGCTTGATGACCCGCCTGCCGTTGACCTTCTTGATCACGTAACCGCCCTCGGTCATCGAGAACGGCGCTTTCAGCGAGCCCAGGTGGTCGAACTTGGTGCCGCGGGGATGGTCGAACGGCTCGAACCAGGACGGATAAACGAAATTCGACATGGGAAAGCCGTTGACGAGGAACCACTCCTCCTCCACGGCGTCGCAGACCTCGTAGGCGTATTGGGTATGCCGGGTGTTGTCGGCCCACAGATTGGCCATGGGATCGAGCACCATCTCGAACAGCTCGTGCGACGCCGCGAGGCTGACCGGATCGTCCGCACCAAGCGCCTTCAGGAATATCTTCGAGATCGGTTGCCCCCGATGCGTCAGCTCGTGCCGCCCGAGAAGTTGTTCGTGGCTGGCATCGTCGAAATAGACCAATTGCCAGTCGGTGGGCTTGGGCTTGCGGGTGACGTCGAGGTCGACGGGATAGCCCCATACGGGGAGGAAATGCTCGTCGTAGCATTTCTGCAGAGCGGCCGTGAGCCTCCGCATCAACCGGTCGCTCATCATCTCCTCTGCATAGTTGATGCAGGCAATCCGGACCGGCTTCATCGACCTGCCGAGCAGCGTCCGCCGCGCTTTCTTCATGGACATCACCGTGCTGAAAAGGAATGGCTCGAATGCGCCATCCTAGCACGAAACGATCAACACACGTCAGGGCTGTGCACGCCGTCAGGATCGCCGATTGACGACGAAGACCGCTGTGGCGCAGAGCGCCATGCCCGCAATGGCAATCGCGTCCAGCTTTTCTCCGAACAGCAGATAGGCCATCAGGGCCGTGACGGCCGGAACCAAATAAAACAGACTGGCGACCGAGGTCGCCGCGGCGTGGCGGATCAGCCAGTACAACAGCCCGATCGATCCGATCGAGAGCGCGACCGCGAGCCAGGCGAGCGCAAGCACGAACTCCCGCGTCCAGTGCACCACGCGATCCTCGAACAGGAAGGCGCCGATCGCGAAGAAGATGGTGACGGCCACGTACTGCACGAGATTGCCGGCGCGCCAGTCGATGTGATTGCAATAGCGGCGCTGATAGAGCGTCCCGAGCGTGATGCTGACAAGCGAGACCACCGAGGCGAGCCAACCGAGCCCGGCTTCGCCGGTCATCGGGCGGTTGTGCAGGATCAGCACGACGCCGCCGAGGCCGAGGACGAGGCCGGCCCATTGCACCGGCGTCACCCTCTCGCCGAGCCAGCGATTGGCGATGGTCGAGGTCAGGATCGGCTGCAGGCCCGGAATCAGCGCGGAAAGGCCGGCCGGAATCGAATGCGCGATCGCAATCGCGGTGCCGCCGAGATAGAAGCCGTGGACGAGGATGCCCGCAACCGCGCTGTGCGCGATGCCCGCACGGTCCGGCCATTTCGGCCGCGCGATGCCTGCGATGATTGCCATCAGGCCGACCACGATCGCCATGCGGATGGCGAGATAGGTCAAGGGATCGGCATTGTTGACGACGTATTTGGTGCCGATGAATCCGGTGCTCCAGAGCAGCACGAACAGGATCGGCGCGGCACGGGCGGCCAGGGTTTCTTGATTATGGTTCATTGCCGCCCTCATTGCCCGACCGTTGGCCATGCGGCAATGCGAATTTCGTCTTGACGATGCTGCACTGCGACGGACGATCGCGGTCCAGCTCAGCCGCTCACCATTCTTCCGGACAGGGATTGACGATCTTCCAGAGCTCGACGCCGTTCTTGATCTTCTTCATGTCGGTGGTGAGCCCGCCATTGCGGCGAATCCAGTCCTTCACCGTGTCGGGGTAGTAGGACATGAGATCGGAGGTGCCCTCGGCGCTGGTGACCTTGATGCCGAAGGTGAACGCCTTGTCGTAATAGGCTTGGTGGAAGCCGAGGCTCGCGCGCGGCGTCACGCAGATCTTGTTCATCGGCACGATGCCGAGCACGAGCGTGCAGGCCGAATTGCAGATGCCGTCGATGATGACCCGCTCGCCCTTTTCGCGAACCCGCTTGTACTTGGCCTTGTACTCCTCGACATAGCCGCCGTGGTCGCGGGTGATGTGCAGCTCGGCGCGTGCCGGTGTGGCAGCGGCGAGGCAGAGCAACAGCAGACTCGGAAGCGTGATGCGCATGGCGAGATGACGGCGAAGGCCTTCAGGAATGTACCGGACTCGAGGGAGCGGCAAATGATCCCCGGGGCCGGCGGCAGAATTCTCAACCGAATAGTGTTTGGTCATACTTGTGTGGGGAATTCGTTAAGCATCCCCAAAAGGCCAAAAATGGGCAGCTTTTGGCCGCATGTCCGGCAATTCTGTCACACCCACGCGGAAATGTGCGGCATTGGCATTGATTTCGGCCCTCCGGAGCGATGCCTGACCGCTCGAAATTGCTATAAACGGCAGACCTATTCGAGCGGGTTCCGGAGAATCGAGATGAGCAAGTTGACGCGTGTAGCCGCGGTTGCGACCCTGACGGCTGCGGTCCTGGCCCCGGCCCTCGCGGAGGCGCACGGCCGCCACCGGTACCACCGCTCCTACGCCAACCCGCTGCCCTACCCGATCAGCTACCTGCACAATTACGGCCCCGGTATCACCCCCGGCACCTTCGCCTACTATGACGGCCCGGCGACCAACCACTGCTATCGTAGCGCGGCCGCCTATATCGGTCAGGACGGCCGGCGGCACCCCTGCTATTGAGGCGCCGCGGCCGCTGCGGGTCCTCTATTTGGCGGCGCCCGACCGTAGCAATTGCTTCTCGATCTCGTAGACCGGCAGCTTGACGAGGTCCTTGCCGACCTCCCCCTGAAGCGCCTTGCGCACCCCGTCCGAATAGTCGGCGCGGATCATGCCGAGCGCCCGCGGCGAGGCCACCATGGTCAGGGCCATGGTCTCACCGGAGCTGACGGCGGCGTCGAGCCGGCCGGCCAGGCTCCGCAGAAAGGCGCGCTCGGCCTCGTCGTGCCAATCGGTCTGCTCGACCGAGCTGCGTGCGCCGCCGACTGCGCCATGCAATCGGCCCGGCGCGTCGGACCCTTGAGCAGCGGTCGCGGGATTGGGCTGCTCGTGCACCTCCTTGGTGTGGAGGTTCGGAAACATCTCGTCGCCGAGGTTTTCCAGAATGAGCGCCTTGCGCCCGTCGCACACGACCAGCCAGTCACCCTTGTCCATTCTCATCTTGTCCATTGCAACTTCTCCTTGACACTTGCAGACGCCGCATCCGGCATCAGAGCAGCTCTTCGAATTCCTCGAAGGACTTGCCGAACTGCGTCATCGCCTCCTCCAGATAGTCGGCGAGCATTGGGGTGCCGATCAGGTAGGAGGCGGTGCGCTGGTTATGCGCTTGCGCAGCCTGAGCACGCAGCTGACTCCAATCGGAAAGATCACCGTCGCCGCGGCCGAGCCAGGTCAGCGCCACGAGATCGATCTGCTCATCAACATTGAGAGCGCGGATAAAGCCCGCGAGCTCCGCACGGTCGGTGGTTTGGCCGCGGCCGCTGCGGCCGTAGCTCATGTCATCGTCGCCGAAGTCCAGGACGACGCCACCACCGCCCGCTTCGCTGTCGGACCGGCGCGATTTCGAGATGACGAAGAAAACCTTCTCCGGCGAGATCGACAGATCTGGACTGACTCGCATTCAGCTCACCTTGCCCGGCAGCAGGCACCACGCCGCCGCCATGACGGTGACAGTAAGAGCCAAGGCAAACTTGCGAATTGCGCAGGATCAAGGCCAGGTCTCGGCACGGCCTGGCGGCCTACGCCCGCTTCCGAGCCGTGACGTAAGGGTCAGCTCGCCGAAGGTTTGTTCATCTGTATTACATTTCGGTTCGGCCACAATTTGATCAGAACAACCTCGATATCCTGCATCGCGTAAGCGGAGGAAGACATCATGAATCTCAAGACTGGCCTCTTGGCCGCATCCCTGTTCGGCGCCCTCGCGGCATCGACGACGGCATCCGCCATGCCCGTCGCGCCTGCACCTACGACACCGCAGGTCTCCGGCGTCGAGCAGGTCCGCATGGTCTGCGACGCCTGGGGACAGTGCTGGTGGCGGCCGAACTACTATGGCTATTACGGGCCGCGGCCCTATTACGGCCCGCGGTATTATCGGCCGCGCTATTACGGTCCACGCTATTATGGGTATTACGGCTATCGCCGCTGGTGACGTTTGAAGGGGCCCTCGGGCCCCTTCGCTTTTTGCAACATCACGGTATGCAAAGCCACCTTTGGCCTGGAGCCGTTCATATCTGATCTAGATCAAAGATCAGCCGATTCCGTCACTTACAACGACTTAACCGATCGTCTCTCGATACCGTCAACATGAACGTGCGGAAACGTTGAGATGGCAATGATCCGACGGACCTCATGACATGATGTCCGCAATACTACGGCCTGAAATTCGGTTTACTGAAACGCGATGTTTCGCCATTGATGGCGATGCATCGACGCCCATTTGATTGTCTCATTTCGGCAGCCGGCCAGAATCATGTTGTTCGACAACCTCGCTCCTTCCTCTGCGCTTCAACTGATCGGCTTTTCCGATGTCGATACGTTTCGGCCGATCGAGACGATGGAGGATGCGAGGAGCATTCCGCTCGACATCCCGAACTTCGCGGCGGCCCGAGCCATCGTTTCCCTGCCGGCGTGCCGCATCATCATGATGAGATCTTTCGCGCGAATCCTCGACACCGCCTATCGCATGCCGGGCGGGATGGTGATCCTGTCGATGACCGACGATCTTCAGGCCAACTTCAAGGGCGTGGATCTGGACGTGCGCTTCTTCGCTGCCCTCCGCGGCAACGATGAGTGCCATTTCGTCGAGCCCCGGACCAATCATCACGCCATGATCATCTTCTCCCCCGGACTGAGAGACCGGGGCTGGTTCGACCGCGCCGACCATTTGCGCGTCCATGTGGCGAACCGGCCCGCCCTGCTCCACACGCGACAGCTCTTGCTCGATATCCTGCGCACCGCGTCAGTGCAGCCGCACCTGTTCGAGACGACCGAGGTTGCGGCCCATCTCCAGGAGGGCCTGCTGCTCGCACTCGACGATCTGTTTCGAATCGATTCGATGTTGGATCGGAGCGCCTCGGCCCAGGGCGAGCGGGCGATCAAGCTGGTGCAGCGCATCGACGACTATGTCGCGACCTATCCGACCGCTCCGATCTATACGGCCGATCTCGCCCGCGAGTTCGATGTCTCGATCCGTACACTCGGCGGCGCCGTCAGCAAGGTGCGAGGCATGAGCCTGCACCAGTACATTCGCCTGAAGCGGCTGTGGGCGACCCGCGCCCGCCTGCTCAAGGGCGGGGGCGTCACCGTGGCCACCTGCGCACGTGCCCAGGGCTTCCATCATCTCGGCGAATTTGCTGCGGCCTACCGCGCGATCTTCCACGAGGCGCCCTCCGACACGCTGGCGCGCGGCCGGCAAAGCGGTGTCCCGGGAGGCTGATGGACGCTCGCCGCGGTAACCCGGCGGCGCCGCTTCAGAACATATATGGAACAATGAGCGGCCCGAGACATAGGTGACAACTCGTACCGGACACATGGGTTACACTTTCCGCTTTTGTTCTGCGGGAGGTGTAGATGCCGTGGAAAGCGAGTTCGGTAATGGAAGAGCGCCTGCGCTTTGTCGCCCGGCTTCTGGATGGGGAAGCCATGACCGCGGTGTGCCGGGAGTTCGGCATCTCCCGCAAGACCGGGTACAAGATTTTCTGCCGCTATAAGGAGCACGGGCTGGAGGCGTTGAGCGACCGCTCCAGGCGGCCGATACGCTATGCCAACCAGCTCCCGCAGCAGCTCGAGACCCTGATCGTCCGGCTGAAGAGCGAGAAGCCGCACTGGGGCGCCCGCAAGATCCGCGAACTGCTGGTGCGCCGGCTCGATGGCGAGGTCAGGGTTCCCGCCAAGAGCACCATTCATGCGGTGCTCGATCGCCACGGCCTGGTCAAGCGCGGCGGCGGGTCGCGCCACCGCGCGCGCGGCACGCCGCTGTCGCAGGGCACGCTTGCCAATGATCTGTGGTGTGTCGACTTCAAGGGCGAGTTCAGGCTCGGCAATGGCCAGTACTGTTACCCACTGACCGTCAGCGATCATGCCTCGCGCTTCCTGCTGCTCTGTGAAGCGCTGGACTCAACGCGCGAAGACCCTGCCATTACCGCCTTCGAGCGGCTGTTCCGCGAACGTGGTTTGCCGCTGGCCATCCGCTCCGACAATGGCGTGCCCTTTGCTAGTCCCAATGCCTTGTTCAACCTCTCGAAGCTATCGGTGTGGTGGCTCAGGCTCGGCATTGCGATCGAGCGGATCAAGCCCGGCCATCCACAACAGAACGGCCGTCATGAGCGCATGCATCTCACGCTCAAAAAGGAAGCGACTAGACCGCCTGGGTTCAACAGCCTGCAGCAGCAGGATCGCTTTGACCGCTTCCTGCACGAGTTCAATGCCGAACGTCCCCACGAGGCGCTCGACATGAAGTGCCCTGCCGAGCTCTACACCGCGTCAGCGCGCCACTACGATGGCCTGCCCGAACTGTCCTATCCCTTCCACGATCGCGACGTCGTCATCACATCCTGCGGCCGCCTTTGCCTGCATCGCAAGAAAATCAACATCTCCATCGTGCTGGCCGGCCAGAAGCTCGGTATCAAGGAAGTCGACGACGGCATTTGGCTCGTCAGCTTCATGCACTACGACCTGGGATACTTCGACCTTGAGCAAAAGACCTTGCAACCCCTCGACAACCCGTTCGGCCCGAGGCCTGTCACCGATGTCTCCGGTACGACATCATCGCCCTGACTGAGATAGGCACTCTTGCTCGTTCTTGGCATGGCAGCCCCCTTGCATGGCCGCACCGAGCGGTCAACCCCCGAAGCCCGCCAGGGGCGCGCCCCTTGGGCGCGCGGGGTTGACGGCGAATGTGCGGGCCGAGCAATAATGGGCGGCGCCATGAGTGCGCGGAGTACCTGCAACCCTCGACAACCCGTTCGGCACGAGGTTGTTACCCATGTCTCAGGTACGGTCTGTTACCTATGTGTCCGGGCTGGACACAAAGACGATTGGCGCGCTCGGAAGGATTCGAACCTCCGACCCTCGGAATCGAAATCCGATGCTCTATCCAGCTGAGCTACGAGCGCCCTGACCCGGGTAGCGGGCCACCGAAATCCGCCGGCCGGCACTGGCGACGAGCCAGCACACCCGACGGCGTTCGGATCGGTTCGAATTAGCAGAGAGGCCGGCCAAT from Bradyrhizobium sp. CB1015 harbors:
- a CDS encoding integrase core domain-containing protein; its protein translation is MPWKASSVMEERLRFVARLLDGEAMTAVCREFGISRKTGYKIFCRYKEHGLEALSDRSRRPIRYANQLPQQLETLIVRLKSEKPHWGARKIRELLVRRLDGEVRVPAKSTIHAVLDRHGLVKRGGGSRHRARGTPLSQGTLANDLWCVDFKGEFRLGNGQYCYPLTVSDHASRFLLLCEALDSTREDPAITAFERLFRERGLPLAIRSDNGVPFASPNALFNLSKLSVWWLRLGIAIERIKPGHPQQNGRHERMHLTLKKEATRPPGFNSLQQQDRFDRFLHEFNAERPHEALDMKCPAELYTASARHYDGLPELSYPFHDRDVVITSCGRLCLHRKKINISIVLAGQKLGIKEVDDGIWLVSFMHYDLGYFDLEQKTLQPLDNPFGPRPVTDVSGTTSSP